One Methylocaldum marinum DNA window includes the following coding sequences:
- a CDS encoding Rieske 2Fe-2S domain-containing protein — MSYTSLCKYRNLGEGDMVAFNVEGREILLVWPKGGELKAFQGTCPHHNGHLKYGGFDGRTIRCTFHDWVFDARTGRGVMPPHCSLAEYPLRIADGLVQVSLVGCSPT, encoded by the coding sequence GTGAGTTACACCAGTCTATGCAAGTACAGGAACCTCGGAGAAGGCGACATGGTGGCCTTTAACGTGGAAGGACGCGAGATTTTGCTGGTATGGCCGAAGGGCGGAGAACTCAAGGCATTTCAAGGGACTTGCCCGCATCACAACGGCCATCTGAAGTATGGCGGCTTTGACGGACGAACCATCCGGTGCACTTTTCACGATTGGGTGTTCGACGCGCGTACCGGGCGCGGCGTGATGCCCCCGCATTGTTCTCTGGCAGAGTATCCGCTGCGGATCGCGGACGGGTTGGTTCAGGTGTCGCTTGTCGGGTGTTCACCAACCTGA
- the nifB gene encoding nitrogenase cofactor biosynthesis protein NifB: MQTEQHQSGADGAENHAGANVDEIMQKVAEHKGCGTSGGSGKASCGSGAGENDLPTEIWEKVKNHPCYSEEAHHHYARMHVAVAPACNIQCNYCNRKYDCANESRPGVVSEKLTPEQAAKKVLAVASTIPQMTVLGIAGPGDPLANPEKTFKTFELVAKYAPDIKLCVSTNGLTLPDHVERLSKYNIDHVTITINMVDPEVGAKIYPWVYYNKKRYHGVEAAKILTDRQLQGLEMLTERGILSKINSVMIPGINDEHLVEVNKAVKSRGAFLHNIMPLISAPEHGTVFGLTGQRGPTAQELKALQDNCEGEMNMMRHCRQCRADAVGLLGEDRSAEFTTDKVMEMEVSYDLEARKAYQEAVEKERQAVVDAKKAELAGLAGEHSDIKMLIAVATKGSGKVNEHFGHAKEFQVYELSTSGAKFVGHRRVDLYCQGGYGEEDSLATIIRAINDCHAVFVAKIGGCPKNDLKAAGIDPVDQYAGEFIEQSAIAYFKDYLDKVKSGEIQHVERGDAQIRQGALTAAEAA; the protein is encoded by the coding sequence ATGCAGACAGAGCAGCATCAATCAGGTGCCGACGGCGCGGAAAACCACGCCGGAGCGAACGTAGACGAAATCATGCAAAAGGTCGCCGAGCATAAAGGCTGCGGCACCTCGGGTGGATCCGGAAAAGCCAGTTGTGGTTCCGGAGCGGGCGAAAACGACTTGCCAACAGAAATCTGGGAAAAAGTCAAAAATCACCCCTGTTATAGCGAAGAGGCTCACCACCATTACGCGCGTATGCACGTAGCGGTCGCGCCGGCCTGTAACATCCAGTGTAATTACTGCAATCGTAAATACGATTGCGCCAACGAAAGCCGCCCGGGCGTCGTGAGCGAAAAACTCACGCCGGAACAGGCAGCGAAGAAGGTTCTGGCGGTCGCCTCGACAATTCCCCAAATGACCGTGCTCGGAATCGCCGGCCCCGGCGATCCACTCGCTAACCCGGAAAAAACCTTCAAGACCTTCGAACTGGTCGCAAAATATGCGCCTGACATCAAGCTGTGCGTATCGACCAACGGGCTGACCTTGCCCGATCACGTGGAGCGGCTTTCCAAGTACAACATCGATCATGTAACCATCACCATTAACATGGTCGATCCGGAAGTCGGCGCCAAGATCTATCCTTGGGTCTACTACAACAAGAAACGCTACCATGGCGTTGAAGCGGCGAAGATCCTCACCGATCGTCAGCTGCAAGGTCTCGAAATGCTCACCGAACGCGGCATCTTGTCCAAGATTAATTCGGTGATGATCCCGGGAATCAATGACGAGCATCTCGTCGAAGTCAATAAAGCCGTGAAGTCGCGCGGCGCCTTCCTGCACAACATCATGCCGCTGATTTCGGCTCCCGAGCACGGTACGGTGTTTGGGCTCACCGGTCAGCGCGGTCCGACGGCGCAAGAGCTCAAGGCCCTGCAAGACAATTGCGAAGGCGAAATGAACATGATGCGGCATTGCCGCCAGTGCCGGGCAGACGCCGTCGGGCTTCTCGGCGAAGACCGCAGTGCCGAGTTCACCACCGACAAGGTCATGGAAATGGAGGTCAGTTACGATCTCGAAGCTCGCAAGGCTTATCAGGAAGCGGTTGAAAAGGAACGTCAAGCAGTGGTTGACGCCAAGAAAGCCGAGCTCGCGGGCCTTGCCGGCGAACATTCCGACATCAAGATGCTCATTGCCGTAGCTACCAAGGGTAGCGGCAAAGTCAACGAGCATTTCGGGCACGCCAAGGAGTTCCAGGTGTACGAGCTCTCCACCTCGGGCGCCAAATTCGTCGGTCATCGCCGCGTCGATCTCTATTGCCAGGGCGGTTACGGCGAAGAGGATTCTCTTGCCACGATCATTCGCGCCATTAACGATTGCCACGCGGTATTTGTCGCCAAGATCGGCGGCTGTCCGAAGAATGATCTCAAGGCGGCCGGCATAGATCCCGTCGATCAATATGCCGGGGAGTTCATCGAGCAGTCCGCAATTGCCTACTTCAAGGATTATTTGGATAAGGTCAAGAGCGGCGAAATCCAGCACGTGGAGCGCGGCGACGCGCAGATCCGTCAGGGCGCTTTGACCGCGGCGGAAGCGGCTTAA
- a CDS encoding (Fe-S)-binding protein — MDTQLDWSAYDSYGAGDAYAAVPAAGGAFGKAAAVCIGNRQCQRTEKGVMCPSFRATHNTVHSTQHRAATLKAALNGELGAEPFVGPELAEAMDLCVGCKGCKRECPNGVDMALLRVETLAQRWAARGGAPLRERLFAHLPRFANRFSMLNPLIALRERWSPLARWIERVLGIAAKRSLPRSAARSFMSSAPVEAVGTPDGREIVLLVDTFSNHFDTETAEAALELLAAGGYRIHLARPPAGERPLCCGRTYLSHGLIADARAEARRMVEALWPYVERGLPVVGLEPSCLLMLRDEYYSLGLGEKVEKIAKAAVLLEEFLAREHDAKRLALSFKSMSGVRAMVHGHCHQKAFGALKAMRKVLGLVPEFQVEFIESSCCGMAGAFGLEAEHYEVSMQMAELALLPKVREADPDTLLIANGTSCRHQIRDGAERESMHFVRVLRMALAT, encoded by the coding sequence ATGGATACCCAACTCGACTGGTCAGCCTACGACAGCTACGGTGCGGGCGACGCTTATGCGGCGGTACCCGCCGCGGGCGGCGCGTTCGGCAAAGCCGCGGCCGTCTGCATCGGAAACCGGCAATGCCAGCGCACCGAAAAGGGCGTGATGTGCCCGAGCTTTCGTGCAACCCATAATACGGTTCACTCTACGCAACATCGAGCAGCCACACTCAAGGCAGCTCTCAACGGCGAGTTGGGCGCGGAGCCTTTTGTCGGCCCCGAGCTTGCCGAAGCCATGGATTTGTGCGTCGGCTGCAAGGGCTGTAAACGCGAGTGTCCCAATGGCGTGGACATGGCTTTGCTTCGCGTCGAGACGCTCGCGCAGCGCTGGGCCGCGCGTGGAGGCGCTCCCTTGCGCGAACGGCTTTTCGCCCATTTGCCTCGTTTCGCGAACCGTTTCTCCATGTTGAATCCACTGATCGCGCTGCGCGAACGCTGGTCGCCCCTGGCGAGGTGGATAGAACGAGTATTGGGTATTGCCGCCAAGCGCTCGCTGCCGCGCAGTGCAGCACGCAGTTTCATGTCGTCTGCACCGGTTGAAGCCGTCGGCACTCCGGACGGACGCGAAATCGTTTTGCTGGTGGATACCTTTTCCAATCATTTCGATACCGAAACCGCGGAGGCCGCGCTGGAGTTGCTCGCAGCGGGCGGTTACCGGATACACCTTGCAAGGCCGCCGGCGGGCGAGCGGCCGCTGTGTTGCGGGCGGACCTACCTTTCCCATGGTTTGATCGCGGACGCCCGGGCCGAGGCGCGCCGGATGGTTGAAGCACTCTGGCCGTATGTGGAACGCGGGCTGCCCGTGGTCGGGCTCGAGCCGTCCTGTCTTCTGATGCTGCGTGACGAGTATTACAGCCTCGGGCTCGGCGAAAAAGTCGAGAAAATCGCCAAGGCTGCGGTTCTCCTGGAAGAATTCCTCGCCCGAGAACATGATGCGAAACGCCTCGCTCTGTCTTTTAAGTCCATGTCCGGAGTGCGGGCAATGGTGCATGGACATTGCCACCAAAAGGCATTCGGCGCGCTGAAAGCGATGCGCAAGGTGCTCGGGTTGGTGCCGGAATTCCAGGTCGAATTTATCGAATCGAGCTGCTGCGGGATGGCCGGCGCTTTCGGACTGGAAGCCGAACACTACGAAGTCTCCATGCAGATGGCCGAACTCGCACTGTTGCCGAAAGTACGGGAGGCTGATCCGGACACCTTATTGATTGCCAACGGTACCAGTTGCCGCCACCAGATCCGTGACGGTGCGGAACGCGAGAGCATGCATTTCGTACGGGTACTTCGTATGGCTCTGGCTACTTAA
- a CDS encoding RnfABCDGE type electron transport complex subunit D: MSKVYLPVAPMSRAEHPVQGIMAQVMFALLPATGFGLFLFGWPAIYLFLLTVLSAVLFEAVCLKLSGKPASLFLWDGSALLTGWLLALSLPPWAPWWLGVTGAGLAIVVGKQIYGGIGQNLFNPAMLARVALLVSFPLEMTTWVQPAPLFSDHGPGFLQALAITFGGAGGIDGYTSATVIGHAKTELSQGKTLTEAFANGQFGLAGAWLGWMPGSLGETSAPLVACGGLWLLRKRIITWHIPLSLLGTVAALASVFYLIDSERYLGPLWHLGSGGVMLAAFFIATDYVTSPGSPRGQLIFGAGCGLLIFVIRTWGGFPEGVGFAVLLMNALTPVIDYYVRPRIYGRDYKGRPLKMPEGKE, from the coding sequence GTGAGCAAGGTTTATCTGCCCGTCGCACCCATGAGTCGCGCCGAACACCCGGTGCAGGGCATCATGGCGCAGGTCATGTTTGCCCTGTTGCCGGCAACCGGGTTCGGTTTGTTTCTGTTCGGCTGGCCGGCGATCTATCTATTTCTGTTAACTGTCTTGTCAGCGGTGCTGTTCGAAGCCGTTTGCCTGAAATTATCGGGCAAACCGGCTTCGCTTTTTTTGTGGGACGGTTCCGCTTTGTTAACCGGGTGGTTACTGGCTTTGAGCCTTCCACCCTGGGCTCCCTGGTGGCTCGGCGTAACCGGAGCGGGCCTTGCGATCGTCGTCGGAAAACAGATCTATGGCGGCATCGGCCAGAATCTATTCAATCCGGCGATGCTTGCCCGAGTCGCCTTGCTGGTGTCGTTTCCACTGGAGATGACGACCTGGGTACAGCCTGCGCCATTATTTTCGGACCATGGCCCCGGCTTTTTGCAGGCGCTTGCGATCACTTTCGGCGGTGCCGGCGGAATCGACGGATACACCAGTGCAACCGTAATAGGTCACGCCAAGACCGAATTGTCGCAAGGTAAAACGCTCACCGAGGCTTTCGCGAACGGTCAGTTCGGATTGGCAGGCGCGTGGCTCGGGTGGATGCCCGGCAGCCTGGGCGAAACCTCGGCTCCCCTGGTGGCATGCGGCGGGCTTTGGCTACTGCGGAAGCGAATCATCACCTGGCACATACCGCTTTCCCTGCTGGGCACGGTTGCAGCGCTGGCTTCAGTCTTCTATCTCATCGACAGCGAGCGTTATCTCGGACCACTGTGGCATCTGGGTTCAGGTGGCGTGATGCTGGCTGCATTTTTCATCGCCACCGATTACGTCACTTCGCCCGGAAGCCCGCGGGGCCAACTCATTTTCGGCGCGGGCTGCGGCCTTCTGATCTTCGTTATTCGCACCTGGGGCGGATTTCCCGAGGGCGTGGGCTTCGCCGTTCTGTTGATGAACGCACTCACGCCGGTGATCGACTATTACGTCCGGCCGCGCATCTACGGACGCGATTACAAGGGGAGGCCCCTGAAGATGCCGGAGGGTAAAGAATGA
- a CDS encoding RnfH family protein translates to MHVGVCYAVADRQVWMRLEIPDNSVVEEAIRRSGILECFPEIDLSKQKVGIFGKLVKLDSPVSDGDRIEIYRPITADPKKVKRRRTASDDDDDDDDDD, encoded by the coding sequence ATGCACGTGGGTGTATGTTACGCGGTAGCGGATAGGCAAGTCTGGATGAGGCTGGAAATTCCAGACAACAGCGTGGTAGAAGAAGCAATCCGCCGCTCCGGTATCCTGGAGTGCTTCCCCGAAATCGATCTAAGCAAACAGAAGGTCGGTATCTTCGGCAAACTCGTGAAGCTCGACAGTCCCGTCAGCGACGGCGATCGCATCGAAATCTACCGTCCAATCACTGCCGATCCCAAGAAGGTCAAGCGTCGCCGCACGGCGAGCGATGATGATGATGATGATGACGACGACGATTGA
- the rsxA gene encoding electron transport complex subunit RsxA, protein MHDYLMLLLGTALVNNVVLVKFLGLCPFMGVSKKLDSALGMGLATTFVLTLTAVASWFLEHYLLAPLDIGFLRILSFILVIAAVVQFTEMVVRKTSPVLYQVLGIFLPLITTNCAVLGVALLNIQQEYDFLHSALFGFGSALGFTLVMVIFAGIRERLALMSVPEAFAGVPIAFISAGILSLAFMGFAGLNTH, encoded by the coding sequence ATGCACGATTACCTGATGCTTTTACTGGGCACCGCCCTTGTCAACAACGTGGTTTTAGTCAAGTTCCTGGGGCTGTGTCCCTTCATGGGCGTGTCCAAGAAGCTGGATTCGGCCCTCGGCATGGGATTGGCGACCACCTTCGTACTAACGTTGACCGCCGTGGCCAGCTGGTTCCTGGAACATTACCTGCTGGCCCCGCTCGATATCGGATTCCTCAGGATTCTGTCCTTTATCCTGGTCATCGCCGCCGTGGTTCAGTTCACCGAGATGGTGGTGCGCAAGACTAGCCCGGTGCTCTATCAAGTTCTGGGTATTTTTCTGCCCCTCATCACGACCAACTGCGCCGTGCTGGGAGTGGCTCTGCTGAACATCCAGCAGGAATACGACTTTTTACATAGCGCCCTGTTCGGATTCGGTTCCGCATTGGGTTTTACCTTGGTGATGGTGATTTTTGCCGGCATTCGGGAGCGCTTGGCTCTCATGAGCGTTCCGGAAGCTTTTGCCGGCGTGCCGATCGCTTTCATTTCCGCCGGGATTCTGTCCCTGGCGTTCATGGGATTTGCAGGACTCAACACACATTAG
- a CDS encoding 4Fe-4S binding protein, producing MAYKIVKDNCTGCSACEPECPNEAISESKDGLFIIDPAKCTECIGHHDQPQCVAVCPIEETCVIDDNYPRYQAA from the coding sequence ATGGCCTACAAAATCGTTAAAGACAACTGCACCGGTTGTTCCGCTTGTGAACCCGAGTGCCCCAATGAAGCGATTTCGGAGTCGAAGGATGGTCTTTTCATCATCGATCCCGCCAAATGCACCGAATGCATCGGCCATCATGACCAACCGCAGTGCGTCGCTGTCTGCCCCATCGAGGAGACCTGCGTCATCGACGACAACTACCCCCGTTATCAAGCCGCCTAG
- a CDS encoding HesB/IscA family protein has protein sequence MDLTITPTAEKFIRRMVRFGSAGEDAGFRLSVSPGGCSGLASEFSVESEPKPGDTVVVHNGLKLFLPEESRTLLQGVTIDFSETPTSSGFVFHNPNSTGCSTCSSSSSASAATVSISAIQVKSSH, from the coding sequence ATGGATTTAACAATCACCCCGACTGCTGAAAAGTTTATCCGACGCATGGTGCGTTTCGGTAGTGCCGGCGAAGACGCCGGCTTCCGTTTGTCGGTGAGTCCCGGCGGCTGCTCCGGCCTGGCTTCCGAATTCAGCGTGGAATCCGAGCCCAAACCGGGCGACACTGTGGTCGTTCATAACGGCCTCAAGTTATTCCTGCCGGAGGAAAGCCGTACGCTGCTGCAAGGCGTTACCATCGATTTCTCCGAGACGCCGACGTCCAGCGGTTTTGTTTTCCATAATCCAAATTCGACCGGTTGCAGTACCTGCAGCAGTAGTTCGTCGGCGAGTGCGGCGACCGTGTCGATATCCGCCATTCAAGTCAAGAGCAGTCATTAA
- the rsxC gene encoding electron transport complex subunit RsxC — protein MVVLDINALWRRRSKIRGGVHPEPRKETTADKPIVTDFPLPERLYLPLQQHLGQPADPVVRAGDKVLKGQLLAASRGAVSASVHASTSGTVIGIEDYPAPHPSGLPTPTIILEPDGDDRWIEGDEETDPFSLTPDELCARVDRAGIVGLGGAAFPSAMKLNLGWRTRIHTLIINGGECEPYLTCDDRLMRERAAGIVEGVRIMLHGLQCPTALIAIEDNKPEAYSAMADAAKKHGRIEVVKVPSLYPMGWEKNLVTHLTGKEVPAGGRPTDVGVLLHNVATAYAVQQAVRYGRPLISRVVTVSGEAVESPRNIEAPFGTPLSELLAFCGHRPERTARYVMGGPMMGDHLPHVEVPLVKRTSGILALTPEEIQAADARPCIRCGRCVSACPVGLLPLEMMTRIRAGQLDAAVGFGLRDCISCSSCSYVCPSRIPLVHYFKYASGELMAHQQAQQKTEHTNRLAEEKRQRLERAKQRRAQPANKGAGS, from the coding sequence ATGGTCGTACTCGATATCAACGCACTCTGGCGAAGGCGCAGCAAAATCCGGGGCGGCGTCCATCCGGAACCGCGTAAGGAAACGACCGCAGACAAGCCTATCGTTACCGATTTTCCGCTGCCCGAACGTCTCTACCTGCCGCTGCAGCAACACCTGGGGCAACCCGCGGATCCAGTGGTCCGCGCCGGCGACAAAGTATTGAAGGGGCAATTGCTGGCAGCCAGCCGGGGAGCGGTCTCGGCTTCGGTGCATGCATCGACGTCGGGAACCGTCATCGGCATCGAGGATTATCCTGCTCCGCATCCTTCCGGACTGCCGACTCCGACGATTATTCTCGAACCGGACGGGGATGATCGCTGGATCGAAGGGGATGAAGAAACCGATCCGTTCAGTCTCACGCCGGATGAGCTCTGCGCCCGCGTCGATCGCGCGGGCATCGTCGGGCTCGGAGGTGCGGCCTTTCCGTCGGCGATGAAATTGAACCTGGGATGGCGAACGCGGATACACACCCTCATCATCAACGGCGGCGAGTGCGAACCCTATTTGACTTGCGACGACCGGCTGATGCGCGAGCGTGCCGCGGGTATCGTCGAAGGCGTGCGGATCATGCTCCATGGGCTGCAATGCCCAACCGCCCTCATCGCGATCGAGGACAACAAGCCGGAAGCCTACTCGGCCATGGCGGATGCGGCGAAAAAGCACGGCCGCATCGAGGTGGTAAAAGTCCCATCTTTATATCCCATGGGCTGGGAAAAGAATCTCGTGACCCATCTGACCGGCAAGGAAGTACCCGCCGGCGGACGCCCCACCGATGTGGGCGTGCTGCTCCACAACGTTGCTACCGCGTATGCCGTACAGCAGGCGGTTCGTTACGGAAGGCCCTTGATCAGCCGGGTGGTCACGGTCAGCGGAGAAGCGGTCGAGTCGCCGCGCAACATCGAGGCGCCGTTCGGTACTCCGCTGTCCGAGCTTCTCGCCTTTTGCGGACATAGGCCCGAGCGAACCGCCCGTTATGTGATGGGCGGACCCATGATGGGCGACCACTTGCCGCACGTCGAGGTTCCCTTGGTCAAGCGTACCAGCGGAATTCTGGCGTTAACGCCCGAAGAAATCCAGGCGGCGGATGCCCGACCGTGCATCCGCTGTGGACGCTGCGTCAGCGCCTGTCCGGTCGGTCTTCTGCCTCTGGAGATGATGACCCGCATTCGGGCGGGGCAGCTCGACGCCGCCGTGGGCTTCGGTCTTCGTGACTGTATCAGCTGTAGTTCCTGTTCGTATGTCTGTCCGTCGCGCATTCCTTTGGTTCATTACTTCAAATATGCGAGCGGAGAGCTGATGGCGCACCAACAGGCGCAACAGAAGACTGAACACACCAACCGGCTGGCCGAGGAAAAACGACAGCGGCTGGAACGTGCAAAGCAGCGCCGGGCGCAGCCGGCCAACAAGGGGGCCGGATCGTGA
- the rsxG gene encoding electron transport complex subunit RsxG translates to MISLNRKPHGQASGGYWEKLRKSFDDMDALRQRLDYQTALLAVCALAASLLLGMGDLVTKGSIAERQAEDLKATLGQVLPEGIYDNDVLAEPRLVPSAGEETGLEQTEVFIAKKGSEVTAVAFKMLATGGYAGDLTLMLGVDREGKILGARVIAHAETPGLGDKVETSKSNWILGFNGRSLGNTSAQAWRVKKDGGDFDQFAGATITPRAVVKGVEGGLKFFERHRRELLAATD, encoded by the coding sequence ATGATCAGTCTCAATCGTAAGCCGCATGGGCAGGCGTCCGGTGGTTACTGGGAAAAACTCCGGAAGAGCTTCGATGACATGGATGCCCTGCGGCAGCGTCTGGATTATCAGACCGCTCTACTGGCGGTTTGCGCATTGGCCGCCAGTCTGCTCCTGGGCATGGGCGATCTGGTGACCAAAGGCTCCATAGCAGAACGCCAGGCAGAGGATCTCAAGGCAACACTCGGTCAGGTGCTGCCGGAAGGGATATACGATAACGACGTGCTGGCGGAGCCGCGCTTGGTTCCGTCGGCGGGCGAGGAAACAGGACTTGAACAAACCGAGGTTTTCATCGCCAAGAAGGGAAGCGAAGTCACCGCCGTTGCCTTCAAAATGTTGGCCACGGGCGGTTACGCAGGCGACCTTACCCTAATGCTCGGGGTGGACCGCGAGGGGAAAATTCTCGGCGCGCGGGTGATTGCGCACGCCGAAACACCGGGCTTGGGCGACAAGGTCGAAACGTCGAAGTCCAACTGGATTCTTGGATTTAACGGTCGCTCCTTGGGCAACACGTCCGCTCAAGCTTGGCGGGTCAAAAAGGATGGCGGCGACTTCGATCAATTCGCCGGAGCCACCATTACGCCGCGAGCGGTGGTCAAGGGCGTCGAAGGCGGGCTCAAATTCTTCGAGCGCCACCGCCGGGAGCTTCTCGCGGCAACCGATTAA
- the bfr gene encoding bacterioferritin: MKGDSKVIEYLNKVLTNELAAINQYFLHARMFKNWGLHKLNDKEYHESIDEMKHADRLIERVLFLEGLPNLQDLGRLKIGEHTSEMLQCDLALEMEAIPLLREAIAYCEKVNDYISRELLEKILESEEEHVDWIETQLDLIGRIGIQNYEQSMM; encoded by the coding sequence GTGAAAGGCGACAGTAAGGTTATCGAATATCTCAACAAAGTTCTCACTAATGAACTGGCTGCAATCAATCAGTATTTTCTGCACGCGAGGATGTTTAAGAACTGGGGCCTGCACAAACTTAACGATAAGGAGTATCACGAGTCGATCGACGAGATGAAACATGCCGATCGGCTGATAGAACGCGTCCTGTTCCTCGAAGGTCTTCCGAATCTCCAGGATCTCGGCAGGCTCAAAATCGGCGAACATACGTCGGAAATGTTGCAATGCGACCTGGCTCTGGAAATGGAAGCCATTCCGTTACTGCGGGAAGCCATTGCCTATTGTGAAAAAGTAAACGATTACATCAGTCGCGAACTCCTCGAAAAAATACTCGAAAGCGAGGAGGAGCACGTCGATTGGATCGAAACCCAGTTGGATCTGATCGGTAGAATCGGTATCCAGAATTACGAGCAGTCGATGATGTAG
- a CDS encoding electron transport complex subunit E, with the protein MSESLLKMTKDGLWSNNIVFSQSIALCPLLAVTGTTTNGLGMGIATTGVLMMCNLLVSYGRQLIPSEIRIPVFVALIAMVVTLVDMVMNAWLHELHKVLGLFIPLIVTNCAILGRAEAYASRKPPAYALFDGLMMGLGFTLALVVLGAAREVSGAGTLFANASLLLGDGFAWLETTLIPEYRGFLLMALPPGGFLMLGFILAGKRLLDKRLAQRPEPNRAIDQPLAENV; encoded by the coding sequence ATGTCCGAATCTTTACTCAAAATGACCAAAGACGGTTTGTGGAGCAATAACATCGTCTTCAGTCAGAGTATCGCGCTGTGTCCCCTTTTGGCGGTAACCGGCACGACCACCAACGGGCTAGGAATGGGTATCGCCACAACTGGCGTGCTGATGATGTGTAATCTGCTGGTTTCTTATGGACGGCAGCTCATTCCGTCGGAAATCCGAATTCCCGTCTTCGTGGCGCTCATCGCCATGGTCGTCACGCTGGTGGATATGGTGATGAATGCCTGGCTGCATGAACTGCACAAGGTACTGGGACTTTTCATTCCGCTGATCGTGACCAACTGTGCCATTCTCGGCCGCGCCGAAGCCTATGCTTCGCGAAAGCCCCCGGCCTATGCATTATTCGACGGCCTCATGATGGGGCTGGGATTCACCCTGGCGCTGGTCGTCCTGGGTGCTGCCAGGGAAGTCAGCGGTGCCGGAACCTTGTTCGCCAATGCGTCGCTTTTGCTGGGAGACGGATTTGCCTGGCTGGAAACCACACTGATTCCGGAGTATCGCGGATTCTTGCTGATGGCCCTTCCGCCAGGCGGATTTTTAATGCTCGGCTTTATTCTTGCCGGCAAGCGATTGCTGGATAAGCGTTTGGCCCAGCGGCCGGAACCGAATCGGGCGATTGATCAACCTTTGGCTGAAAACGTCTAA
- a CDS encoding VPLPA-CTERM sorting domain-containing protein, whose product MMKSISTRLAAVFLLASSAGSYAATVDDLPAIPGIPPAGSPAFVNTLKLKLSNFGDGYKLTATAVKNQPFLFQLGSDNYEITGGTYSLNAYFDQDSNLDTVRSNVQIRGTFSDAALEALSGTERQHELWGGNLFSARLDNVGLNLEDGNLAVGFATADFGGWASQFGNYESIWLFDFSPSANNVFGFLDGLYKGTLQASAVTTVPLPAGIWLMGSALIGFGLIGSRRNAISESKKLPFDTASA is encoded by the coding sequence ATGATGAAGTCAATTTCTACAAGGCTTGCAGCGGTTTTTTTGTTGGCCTCTTCGGCCGGTTCGTATGCTGCGACCGTAGACGACCTGCCGGCGATTCCCGGCATTCCCCCGGCGGGTTCTCCCGCCTTCGTCAATACTCTCAAGCTTAAGTTGAGCAATTTCGGCGACGGATACAAGCTCACCGCGACCGCTGTGAAAAACCAGCCATTCCTCTTTCAGCTGGGCTCCGACAACTATGAGATCACGGGTGGCACTTATAGCTTGAATGCCTATTTTGATCAGGACTCCAACCTCGATACGGTAAGAAGCAACGTTCAAATCCGGGGCACCTTCAGCGATGCGGCGCTGGAAGCGTTGAGCGGCACCGAAAGACAGCATGAACTGTGGGGCGGGAATCTGTTCTCAGCCCGTCTCGACAACGTCGGGCTCAACCTGGAAGACGGAAATCTCGCAGTGGGCTTCGCCACCGCGGATTTCGGCGGCTGGGCCTCCCAGTTCGGGAACTACGAAAGCATTTGGCTGTTCGATTTCAGCCCGTCCGCAAACAACGTATTCGGTTTCTTGGACGGTCTCTACAAGGGAACGCTGCAAGCAAGCGCCGTTACGACAGTTCCGTTGCCTGCCGGGATTTGGCTGATGGGCTCGGCGCTCATCGGCTTCGGATTGATCGGATCCCGCCGGAATGCGATCTCCGAGTCTAAGAAACTCCCGTTCGACACCGCTTCGGCCTAA
- the rsxB gene encoding electron transport complex subunit RsxB, whose protein sequence is MYILFAVVSLTALGLALGFMLGAAARYFKVEDNPLIDEIEKMMPGSQCGQCGYPGCRPAAEALVAGKASATLCPPGGKALAEQLANKLSLDIDLAGVEDQLPMVARVSEATCIGCTRCFKVCPTDAIVGAPKQIHAVVADACIACGKCVEVCPTECLGMQPIETTLRNWRWSKPDLAAAGA, encoded by the coding sequence ATGTACATCCTATTCGCCGTAGTCAGCCTTACCGCCTTAGGACTTGCTTTGGGTTTCATGCTCGGAGCCGCCGCTCGGTATTTCAAGGTCGAAGATAACCCGCTGATCGACGAGATTGAGAAGATGATGCCGGGATCGCAATGCGGCCAATGCGGCTATCCGGGCTGCCGGCCGGCGGCGGAAGCTCTGGTCGCGGGTAAGGCTTCCGCTACGCTGTGTCCTCCCGGGGGCAAAGCCTTGGCCGAACAGCTGGCGAACAAGCTATCGCTCGACATCGACCTGGCCGGTGTGGAAGACCAGCTCCCCATGGTGGCCAGGGTCAGTGAAGCGACGTGTATCGGTTGCACCCGCTGTTTCAAGGTTTGTCCCACCGACGCCATCGTCGGAGCGCCCAAACAGATACACGCGGTGGTCGCCGACGCCTGCATCGCCTGCGGCAAGTGCGTCGAGGTTTGCCCCACCGAGTGTCTCGGCATGCAGCCCATCGAAACCACCCTGCGCAACTGGCGCTGGTCGAAACCGGATTTGGCGGCGGCCGGAGCCTGA